A region from the bacterium genome encodes:
- the galE gene encoding UDP-glucose 4-epimerase GalE, with translation MILITGGAGYIGSHCTLDLIRAGYECVVIDNLSYGHPEAIQQIADKGSMNDESLLKQPCFCKVDLKNIDEIKEVFKKYPIKAVIHFAAFAYVGESVENPQKYYYNNVVNTLNLLSVMLENNVKKIVFSSTCATYGNPEYVPIDEKHPQSPINPYGTTKLMIEKILKDYDSAYELKYIALRYFNASGADDGGQLNAVNIGESHSPETHLIPLVLQTALGQRDCIKVFGDDYDTPDGTCIRDYIHVNDLAKAHRLALEKLIKEEKSNFYNLGTGKGFSVKEVIEKSEKITGKLINKQISERREGDPPVLIADNKKVKQELGWNPEYTEIEDIIKTAWNWELNRKY, from the coding sequence ATGATTTTAATAACCGGCGGAGCAGGTTATATAGGAAGCCACTGTACGCTTGATCTTATTAGAGCAGGTTATGAATGTGTGGTCATAGATAATCTTTCATACGGACATCCGGAAGCCATTCAGCAGATTGCGGATAAAGGCTCTATGAACGACGAGAGCCTTTTAAAACAACCTTGTTTCTGTAAAGTTGACCTTAAAAACATTGATGAAATAAAAGAAGTTTTTAAAAAATACCCGATAAAGGCCGTCATACATTTTGCAGCGTTTGCTTATGTCGGAGAATCAGTTGAAAATCCTCAAAAATATTACTACAACAACGTTGTAAATACTCTTAATCTGCTTAGTGTGATGCTTGAAAACAACGTGAAGAAAATTGTTTTCTCCTCAACCTGTGCAACTTACGGGAATCCGGAATATGTTCCGATAGACGAAAAACATCCGCAAAGCCCAATAAATCCATACGGCACAACAAAACTTATGATAGAAAAAATTCTTAAGGATTATGACAGTGCATACGAACTAAAATACATTGCATTAAGATATTTTAATGCTTCAGGTGCCGATGATGGAGGGCAATTAAATGCGGTAAACATAGGAGAAAGTCATTCTCCGGAAACTCATTTGATTCCGCTTGTACTCCAAACAGCATTAGGTCAAAGAGATTGCATAAAAGTTTTCGGCGATGATTATGATACTCCGGATGGCACTTGTATCAGGGATTATATCCATGTTAATGATCTGGCAAAAGCACACAGGCTTGCTCTTGAAAAATTAATAAAAGAAGAAAAAAGTAATTTTTATAATTTAGGAACAGGCAAAGGATTTTCTGTCAAAGAAGTAATAGAAAAAAGTGAAAAAATAACAGGAAAACTGATAAACAAACAAATTTCTGAAAGAAGAGAAGGCGATCCGCCTGTTCTTATAGCCGATAATAAAAAAGTAAAACAGGAATTAGGATGGAATCCTGAATATACAGAAATTGAGGATATAATAAAAACAGCCTGGAATTGGGAACTTAACAGAAAATATTAA
- the leuS gene encoding leucine--tRNA ligase, with protein sequence MKEQYNHQEIEKKWQQVWEEKGINKTPNESDKPKYYALSMFPYPSGKLHMGHVRNYTISDVIARFKKMKGFNVLHPMGWDSFGLPAENAAIQKGKDPADWTFSNIEYMKMQLKTLGLSVDWEREIATCKKDYYKWTQWLFLEFFKAGLAYKKESPVNWCEKCATVLANEQVEDGKCWRCESLITKKKLSQWYLKITDYSERLLQDLDKLTGWPENVKLMQKNWIGKSYGTVLKFKTEEQPEIEIPVFTTRPDTVFGVTYLVVAPEYPDIDKLITDENKEKVNEYIENSKRLSEIERTSTERPKTGVPLGTHVINPFNGEKVPLWTGDYVLVEYGTGAVMGVPAHDTRDFEFVRKFNLPVVEVIKNPEKQDSTPLTEAYTDAGIMINSGEFDGLSSDEGKKKITEWAEKNNAGFGKVQFRLRDWLISRQRYWGAPIPVIYCEKCGIVPDENLPVILPEDVDFSVKGISPVATSSDFVNTTCPKCNSLAKRETDTMDTFICSSWYYLRYIDPKNSEKIFDSELVNKWMNVDQYVGGIEHAILHLLYSRFFVKFLKDRGLVNFNEPFENLLTQGMVLKDGTKMSKSKGNTVDPDEIFVNYGADTARLFILSDSPPARDLDWSDAGVEGCYKFLNRVWRLVKTCEPNLAHPDSVVPQNDISSFSKENKDLLRETHKTIKGITQDINNEFQFNTAISKSRELVNSLYDYVNTKKVYSEEDKAVLSQAVFTLIKLMSPLVPHLSEEIWNEFGANGSIHLTEWPEYKEELCIADTVTIAIQVSGKLRDKIDMPLNSSKEDIEKAALAQAKVQVYTEGKQIVKIIVVPNKLINIVV encoded by the coding sequence TTGAAAGAACAATATAATCATCAGGAAATAGAAAAAAAATGGCAGCAAGTGTGGGAAGAAAAAGGTATAAACAAAACCCCGAACGAATCAGACAAACCTAAATACTATGCTCTGTCAATGTTTCCGTATCCTTCAGGAAAACTTCACATGGGACATGTCAGGAATTACACTATTTCTGATGTGATTGCCAGATTTAAGAAAATGAAAGGTTTTAATGTACTTCACCCTATGGGCTGGGATTCCTTCGGATTACCTGCGGAAAATGCGGCTATACAGAAGGGAAAAGATCCGGCAGACTGGACTTTTTCCAATATAGAATACATGAAAATGCAGCTTAAAACACTTGGTTTAAGTGTTGACTGGGAAAGAGAAATCGCAACCTGTAAAAAAGATTATTATAAATGGACGCAATGGCTGTTTCTTGAATTTTTTAAGGCAGGATTGGCTTATAAAAAAGAATCTCCCGTAAACTGGTGCGAAAAATGCGCTACCGTTCTTGCAAATGAACAGGTGGAAGACGGAAAATGCTGGCGTTGCGAATCACTTATCACAAAGAAAAAGCTTTCTCAGTGGTATTTAAAGATTACTGACTACTCTGAAAGACTTTTGCAGGATTTGGACAAGTTAACAGGCTGGCCTGAAAACGTTAAGTTAATGCAAAAAAACTGGATCGGAAAATCTTACGGAACTGTTCTCAAGTTTAAGACCGAAGAGCAGCCCGAAATAGAAATTCCTGTGTTTACAACAAGACCTGATACGGTATTTGGCGTAACTTATCTTGTCGTTGCACCTGAATATCCCGATATAGATAAATTAATCACCGATGAAAATAAAGAAAAAGTTAATGAATACATAGAAAATTCAAAAAGATTGTCCGAAATTGAAAGAACTTCAACAGAAAGACCTAAAACAGGTGTTCCTCTCGGAACACATGTCATAAATCCTTTCAACGGGGAAAAAGTTCCTTTATGGACAGGAGATTATGTGCTTGTTGAATACGGAACAGGCGCAGTAATGGGCGTTCCTGCCCATGATACAAGAGATTTTGAATTTGTAAGAAAATTTAATCTGCCTGTTGTTGAAGTTATCAAAAATCCTGAAAAACAAGATAGCACACCTCTGACAGAAGCTTATACAGATGCCGGAATTATGATAAATTCAGGCGAATTTGACGGATTAAGCAGCGATGAAGGCAAGAAAAAAATAACAGAATGGGCTGAAAAAAATAATGCAGGATTTGGAAAAGTTCAATTCAGGCTAAGGGACTGGCTTATAAGCAGGCAAAGATATTGGGGTGCGCCTATTCCTGTTATTTACTGTGAAAAATGCGGTATTGTTCCCGATGAAAACCTGCCTGTTATTCTTCCGGAAGATGTTGATTTTTCAGTTAAGGGTATATCGCCTGTTGCAACCTCGTCTGATTTCGTAAATACAACTTGTCCAAAATGTAATTCTCTTGCAAAACGTGAAACTGACACAATGGATACGTTTATTTGCAGCAGCTGGTATTATTTAAGATATATTGATCCTAAAAATAGCGAGAAAATATTTGATTCTGAGCTCGTTAATAAGTGGATGAACGTTGATCAATACGTTGGCGGTATTGAACATGCTATTCTTCACCTTTTATATTCAAGATTTTTTGTGAAGTTCCTCAAAGACAGAGGACTTGTAAATTTCAATGAGCCTTTCGAAAATCTTTTAACTCAGGGTATGGTATTAAAAGACGGTACAAAAATGAGTAAATCAAAAGGCAATACCGTTGATCCTGATGAAATTTTTGTAAATTACGGGGCTGATACCGCAAGATTATTTATTTTAAGCGATTCTCCTCCGGCAAGAGATCTCGATTGGTCAGATGCGGGCGTAGAAGGTTGCTACAAGTTCTTAAACAGGGTTTGGCGTCTGGTCAAAACATGTGAACCTAATTTAGCCCATCCTGATTCTGTTGTTCCCCAAAATGACATCAGTTCGTTTTCTAAAGAAAATAAAGACCTTTTAAGAGAAACGCATAAAACTATTAAAGGCATAACTCAGGATATAAACAACGAATTTCAGTTTAATACAGCGATAAGCAAGAGCCGTGAGCTTGTAAACAGCCTTTATGATTATGTAAATACTAAAAAAGTTTATTCTGAAGAAGACAAGGCTGTTTTAAGTCAGGCTGTTTTCACCTTAATAAAACTTATGTCGCCTTTAGTTCCGCATCTTTCTGAAGAAATATGGAATGAGTTCGGTGCAAACGGCTCAATTCACCTTACAGAATGGCCTGAATACAAGGAAGAACTCTGTATAGCCGATACCGTAACAATTGCTATTCAAGTCAGCGGTAAGCTTAGAGACAAAATTGACATGCCGTTAAATTCATCAAAAGAAGATATAGAAAAAGCCGCACTCGCTCAAGCAAAAGTTCAGGTTTACACTGAGGGAAAACAAATTGTTAAAATAATTGTTGTTCCCAATAAATTAATAAATATTGTTGTATAA
- a CDS encoding HAMP domain-containing sensor histidine kinase, translated as MRLEENLPVIITYLSCIISISLMVVYVKYRKLVNTLDEIGKVFDYVSRGNLSERLHIRYNNELRKLSLNINKMITALQDRDIKIKDYQKELLRDIKKLKELDQIREDFSATLAHDLKIPILAEKNTLQFFLKGTFGEISQKQEEALLNMLESNKDLLNLVNTLLAVYKYDAIPSEPEKEPVDIKVLLTECLNEISSLAAKNNHSLENNIRSEIPLLNIDRNEIKRVVLNLLNNAITYTQPGGVISLDHEVNETDVIIKIKDNGKGISETDISKIFDRYFSKAMKFRKVGTGLGLYLSKQIIENHNGKIWAESLADKGSIFSFSIPLS; from the coding sequence ATGCGTCTGGAAGAAAATTTACCTGTAATAATAACTTATTTGAGCTGTATTATTTCAATAAGCTTGATGGTTGTCTACGTAAAATACAGAAAACTCGTCAATACTCTTGATGAAATAGGAAAAGTCTTTGATTATGTAAGTAGAGGCAATCTTTCGGAAAGGCTGCATATAAGATACAACAACGAACTCAGAAAACTTTCTCTTAACATAAACAAAATGATCACAGCCCTTCAGGATAGAGATATAAAAATAAAAGATTATCAGAAAGAACTTCTGCGTGATATTAAAAAACTTAAGGAATTAGATCAAATTCGAGAAGATTTTAGTGCAACACTCGCGCATGATCTAAAAATCCCAATTCTTGCAGAAAAAAACACACTGCAATTTTTTCTAAAAGGAACCTTCGGGGAAATTTCCCAAAAACAGGAAGAAGCTCTTCTAAATATGCTGGAAAGCAACAAAGACCTTTTAAACCTTGTAAATACTCTTCTTGCTGTTTATAAATATGATGCAATTCCCTCAGAACCTGAAAAAGAACCTGTTGATATTAAAGTTTTATTAACGGAATGTCTGAATGAAATTTCTTCACTTGCCGCTAAAAACAATCATTCTCTTGAAAATAATATCCGCAGTGAAATTCCTTTATTAAATATAGACAGAAACGAAATAAAAAGGGTGGTTTTAAATCTTTTAAACAATGCCATAACTTATACTCAACCCGGTGGAGTTATTTCCCTTGATCATGAAGTCAATGAGACCGATGTTATTATAAAAATTAAAGATAACGGCAAGGGAATTTCAGAAACGGATATATCTAAAATATTTGACAGGTATTTCTCAAAAGCCATGAAGTTTAGAAAAGTAGGTACAGGGCTGGGGCTTTATCTGTCAAAACAAATAATTGAAAATCATAACGGAAAAATATGGGCAGAAAGTCTGGCTGACAAAGGAAGTATTTTTTCTTTCAGCATTCCTTTAAGTTAA
- a CDS encoding LD-carboxypeptidase, which yields MKCLMLFSIEDTFWVRINLEKFMPILPKKLKKGDTIGIISPAGAVKDEKSWDFAKKYFENKGYKVKIAFHADNKNSYLAGKDADRLSDLINFFKDDEIKAIICSRGGYGTFRLLEKIDWEIIKNNPKIFVGYSDITALLNNFVKKSGIVAFHGPLALSDFGVEEINKYTEENFQKIIEGKAKIPYKFENKLNYECIIAGKTQGELMGGNLTILCGLLGTPYFPELQGKILLLEDIGEPLYKIDRMLMQLKLAGIFEKVSGILFAEFTSIIETETADSNKLTPVNIIKELTKGLNIPIGYGFNASHSKQKTTLPLGVKYSFDSYDFKLEIIENYLT from the coding sequence ATGAAATGTTTGATGCTTTTTAGCATAGAAGACACTTTTTGGGTAAGAATAAATTTGGAAAAATTCATGCCGATACTTCCGAAAAAATTAAAAAAAGGCGACACGATAGGGATAATTTCCCCTGCCGGAGCTGTAAAAGATGAGAAGTCATGGGACTTTGCCAAAAAATATTTTGAAAACAAAGGCTATAAAGTTAAAATAGCTTTTCATGCAGATAACAAAAACTCTTATCTTGCGGGAAAAGATGCTGACAGACTCTCTGATCTTATAAATTTCTTTAAAGATGATGAAATTAAAGCCATAATTTGCTCACGGGGCGGTTATGGGACTTTCAGGCTTCTGGAAAAAATTGATTGGGAAATAATAAAAAACAATCCTAAAATTTTTGTGGGTTACAGTGATATAACTGCTTTATTGAATAATTTTGTTAAAAAATCAGGAATAGTAGCTTTTCATGGACCTCTTGCCCTTTCTGATTTCGGGGTGGAAGAAATAAATAAATACACAGAAGAAAATTTCCAAAAAATTATTGAAGGAAAAGCAAAAATTCCATACAAATTTGAAAATAAATTGAATTACGAATGTATTATTGCGGGAAAAACTCAAGGTGAACTAATGGGCGGAAATTTGACTATTTTGTGCGGATTGCTGGGTACACCATATTTTCCGGAACTTCAAGGAAAAATTCTTCTGCTTGAAGATATAGGCGAACCTCTTTATAAAATTGACCGAATGCTTATGCAGCTAAAGCTTGCAGGAATTTTTGAAAAAGTATCAGGAATTTTGTTTGCGGAATTTACATCAATTATTGAAACAGAAACAGCTGATAGTAATAAATTAACACCCGTTAACATCATAAAAGAGCTTACTAAAGGTTTAAATATCCCCATCGGATATGGTTTCAATGCTTCACACAGTAAACAAAAAACAACTTTGCCTCTGGGAGTAAAATATAGCTTTGATTCTTACGATTTTAAACTTGAAATAATTGAAAATTATTTAACTTAA
- a CDS encoding diguanylate cyclase, translated as MEKLKIFWDKKLFRQSSYFVFVILTIFFLNFLANKVFDIGKLLEAYELKTYDLRLQMTRKTKKINPKIVILSIDNVSLEILEEDLGRWPWSRDVYTDTINYLEKGDVGLLDFDMMFVGYQKGFRDKDIEFANTIAKHNNVYVSMSFEDRSGVKNTPDLPVSLKADLENHSKTINFQDSGINYYPILILDRLINSTKNIGIINFKRDEEDKIARRSPTFLKYKENYYPYMAFKLALDYIKKHEKVKSDKFVINEKNQILFGNRNIQLDDKGSMIINWYGREHSFEYIPFWKVYKSIENEKKGLPPIIPKDYFKDKVVFVGATAISLFDLKSTPLSSVYPGVEIQATVLNNILDNNPIKRASDNINIGICLLLGLLIAIAVIKIRQPLISTLISIMVLSSYIGFASYMLNEHNLWLDVLPQAVFVILAFTFMFIIKYVLKSKDFDYTYKLATTDGLTNLYNHRYFQEHLTKCMKKADKNNTRFALVLIDIDHFKKFNDTYGHQAGDEVLRQVGQTLRKAVKARDLVARYGGEEMVIILDNAHTEAALKAANRICQTIAEKKFELAEKLTVTVTISLGVSVYPIDGKNSTELIEFADQGLYRAKHNGRNQVGSIPEIKIIVAE; from the coding sequence ATGGAAAAATTAAAAATTTTTTGGGATAAAAAATTATTCAGACAAAGTTCATATTTTGTATTTGTTATTTTAACTATATTTTTTCTAAATTTTCTGGCTAATAAAGTTTTTGATATCGGAAAACTGCTTGAAGCTTATGAGTTGAAGACTTATGATCTCAGGCTTCAAATGACAAGAAAAACAAAAAAAATTAATCCTAAAATTGTTATTCTGAGTATAGACAACGTAAGCCTGGAAATTCTGGAAGAAGACTTGGGGCGTTGGCCGTGGAGCAGGGATGTTTATACTGATACAATAAATTATCTTGAAAAAGGCGATGTAGGCCTTTTGGATTTTGATATGATGTTTGTAGGCTACCAGAAGGGCTTTAGAGATAAAGACATTGAATTTGCAAACACAATAGCAAAACATAATAATGTATACGTTTCCATGAGTTTTGAGGACAGGAGTGGAGTGAAAAACACGCCTGATTTGCCTGTTTCATTGAAAGCGGATTTGGAAAATCACAGTAAAACTATAAATTTTCAAGATTCCGGTATTAATTATTACCCTATTTTAATTTTAGACAGGCTAATTAACAGCACCAAAAATATAGGAATTATAAATTTCAAAAGGGATGAAGAAGATAAAATTGCCCGCAGAAGTCCTACTTTTCTAAAATATAAAGAAAATTATTATCCTTATATGGCTTTTAAATTAGCATTAGATTATATAAAAAAACATGAAAAAGTTAAATCGGATAAGTTTGTAATTAACGAAAAAAATCAAATTTTATTCGGCAACAGAAACATTCAGCTTGATGATAAAGGTTCTATGATTATTAATTGGTACGGTCGTGAGCATTCTTTTGAATATATTCCTTTTTGGAAAGTTTATAAATCAATAGAAAATGAAAAAAAAGGATTGCCGCCGATAATACCAAAAGATTATTTCAAAGACAAAGTTGTTTTTGTCGGGGCAACCGCCATTTCTTTATTTGACCTGAAAAGCACACCGTTAAGCAGTGTTTATCCCGGTGTTGAAATACAGGCAACTGTTTTAAACAATATACTTGATAATAATCCTATAAAAAGAGCTTCAGATAATATCAATATTGGAATTTGTCTCTTACTGGGGCTTTTAATAGCGATAGCTGTCATAAAAATCCGACAGCCCCTTATCTCAACCCTTATTTCTATAATGGTTTTGTCTTCTTATATCGGTTTTGCTTCCTATATGCTTAATGAGCATAATTTATGGCTTGATGTGTTGCCGCAGGCTGTTTTTGTAATACTTGCTTTTACATTTATGTTTATTATCAAATATGTCCTTAAATCAAAAGATTTTGATTACACTTATAAACTTGCAACCACTGACGGACTTACAAATCTGTACAATCACAGGTATTTTCAGGAACATTTGACAAAATGTATGAAAAAAGCTGATAAAAACAACACCCGTTTTGCTTTAGTCCTTATAGATATTGACCATTTCAAAAAATTTAACGACACTTACGGACACCAGGCAGGAGATGAGGTTTTAAGACAGGTTGGACAGACACTTAGAAAAGCCGTTAAGGCTCGTGATCTTGTCGCAAGGTATGGCGGAGAAGAAATGGTGATTATTCTCGACAACGCACATACCGAAGCTGCGTTAAAAGCGGCAAACAGAATTTGTCAAACAATCGCGGAAAAAAAATTCGAGCTTGCGGAAAAGCTTACTGTTACTGTAACAATAAGCTTAGGAGTTTCTGTTTATCCTATTGACGGAAAAAATTCGACCGAACTTATAGAATTTGCCGATCAGGGGCTTTATAGAGCCAAACATAACGGACGTAATCAGGTCGGCTCCATCCCCGAAATTAAAATTATTGTCGCAGAATAA
- a CDS encoding methyltransferase domain-containing protein: protein MSELVKTWTEWLKNSRFSYMSEEQKQQTLLWLCQVRDKVLDRANLKPDDILIDIGTGNGLLSFGAYERLKEMDGSGRVIASDAFNDCVEECFKIAKACGMEKEMDFIQTDASDTKLPENCIDVVVMRSVMVHILDKFKAINEFFRILKQGGRVSVFEPIISKNTKYYELMTPENYPNYQELKEAEDKMVSDENDPLMNFDEHSLKKDFEKAGFKNINIEIVVQYSTYPVSKEMIEPWLNTPPSPGKPTVKEKYLQYFSENEVNEFIERLKQDLDGRTITINSPTAYIYAEKLS, encoded by the coding sequence ATGTCTGAACTGGTAAAAACATGGACAGAATGGCTGAAAAATTCAAGATTTTCATATATGTCTGAAGAACAAAAACAGCAAACGCTTTTATGGCTATGTCAGGTAAGAGATAAAGTCCTTGACAGAGCCAATTTGAAACCTGACGATATTCTTATCGATATAGGCACAGGAAACGGGCTCCTTTCTTTCGGAGCTTATGAAAGGCTCAAAGAAATGGACGGTTCAGGAAGGGTTATCGCCTCTGATGCCTTTAATGATTGTGTTGAAGAATGTTTTAAAATTGCAAAAGCCTGTGGAATGGAAAAAGAAATGGATTTTATTCAGACAGATGCTTCTGATACAAAGCTTCCTGAAAATTGCATTGACGTAGTTGTTATGAGATCAGTAATGGTTCATATTCTTGATAAATTTAAAGCAATAAATGAATTTTTCAGGATATTAAAACAAGGAGGAAGAGTTTCTGTTTTTGAGCCTATTATAAGCAAAAATACTAAATATTATGAGCTTATGACTCCCGAAAATTATCCTAATTATCAGGAACTGAAAGAAGCTGAAGATAAAATGGTTTCTGATGAAAATGACCCGCTTATGAACTTTGATGAACATTCATTGAAAAAAGACTTTGAAAAAGCCGGTTTTAAAAATATAAACATAGAGATAGTTGTTCAGTATTCAACTTATCCTGTTTCTAAAGAAATGATTGAGCCATGGCTTAACACCCCTCCAAGTCCGGGGAAACCTACAGTAAAAGAAAAATATCTTCAATATTTTTCAGAAAATGAAGTAAATGAATTTATTGAAAGATTAAAACAGGATTTAGACGGAAGAACAATAACCATAAATTCGCCAACAGCATATATTTACGCAGAAAAACTCTCCTAA
- the folE2 gene encoding GTP cyclohydrolase FolE2 produces the protein MTYSELKDIQNSKDHRGIDIQSVGVRNVEVPLIIQRKNDCESGVNTETNSFPKEQVVSAKAKMSVSLPKEYRGTHMSRFIEILCEWGQRNLLGVDIEGCLQEMKARLEAKSAKVKFEFKYFIDKQAPLSKLSSPMGYKCSFEGILNEHDYKFILGVSVPVTTLCPCSKEISDYGAHNQRTIVKARISYDPNKIIWLEDLIELIEKCGSCPIYPLLKREDEKFVTEQAYNNPKFIEDILRDVISEIRKLPEVTWFEIDCEAHESIHNHSAWAHHEESLSG, from the coding sequence ATGACATATTCAGAACTTAAAGACATCCAAAACTCAAAAGACCATAGGGGTATTGATATTCAGAGTGTTGGTGTCAGGAATGTCGAAGTTCCTTTAATTATCCAGAGAAAGAACGACTGCGAATCAGGAGTGAATACAGAAACAAATTCATTCCCGAAAGAACAGGTTGTAAGCGCAAAAGCAAAAATGAGTGTATCTCTCCCTAAAGAATATAGGGGTACTCACATGTCCCGTTTTATTGAAATTCTTTGCGAATGGGGGCAAAGAAATCTTCTTGGAGTCGATATAGAAGGTTGTCTTCAGGAAATGAAAGCCCGACTCGAAGCAAAAAGCGCAAAAGTTAAATTTGAATTTAAATATTTTATAGATAAACAGGCTCCTTTAAGTAAACTTTCCAGTCCGATGGGCTATAAATGCTCTTTTGAGGGTATTTTAAACGAGCATGACTATAAATTTATTTTAGGGGTTTCCGTTCCTGTAACCACGCTTTGCCCTTGCAGCAAAGAAATTTCTGATTACGGAGCTCATAACCAGAGAACCATAGTAAAAGCCAGAATCAGCTATGATCCAAATAAAATTATATGGCTCGAAGATCTTATAGAATTAATAGAAAAATGCGGAAGTTGCCCTATTTATCCGCTTTTAAAACGTGAAGACGAAAAATTTGTAACAGAACAGGCTTATAATAATCCTAAATTCATTGAGGACATCTTGAGAGACGTTATTTCTGAAATCAGAAAGCTTCCCGAGGTTACATGGTTTGAGATTGATTGCGAGGCTCATGAAAGTATTCACAACCATTCTGCCTGGGCTCACCATGAGGAAAGCCTCTCAGGTTAA
- a CDS encoding nucleoside transporter C-terminal domain-containing protein, with translation MGRFFGIFGIIVILGIAYLMSNNKKAINWRTIISGLSLQLLIAVFVLKTSWGKFIFGKLGEGIGYLLAFASKGGDFVFGSLANQPLLEKVLGSGNGFVFSFKLIPTIIFVAVLVNVAYHIGLMQKVVAFVAKIVYKIMGVSGSEALSNAASAFVGQVEAQILIKPYVASMTNSELLASMAGSMACIAGGVMAVYISMGVPAEYLLAASVMAAPGALVISKLVFPETQESETKGKIKLEVKKTSANLLDAIAHGASEGMRISINVIAMLIGLIALINMIDAVLGCIGTVSANIGLSLGFVGIDLHHLSLSGILGRIFSILAWLMGVPWHESATVGSLMGTKMVINEFVAYLNLVPMIKGTAAVLSPKSIVIASFALCGFANFSSIAIQVGGIGELAPNRRADLAKLGFKALICGTLASYLSATIAGILF, from the coding sequence TTGGGTAGATTTTTTGGAATTTTTGGAATTATTGTTATTCTCGGTATTGCTTATCTTATGTCAAACAATAAAAAGGCGATTAACTGGAGAACTATAATTTCAGGTCTTTCTCTTCAATTATTGATTGCTGTTTTTGTGCTTAAAACCTCGTGGGGAAAATTTATATTCGGAAAACTTGGAGAAGGAATAGGCTATCTTCTTGCTTTTGCAAGCAAAGGCGGAGATTTTGTCTTTGGAAGTCTCGCAAATCAGCCGCTTCTTGAAAAAGTTCTCGGATCGGGAAACGGTTTTGTTTTTTCATTCAAGCTTATTCCGACAATAATTTTTGTTGCTGTTCTTGTAAATGTTGCTTATCATATAGGCTTAATGCAAAAAGTAGTTGCCTTTGTCGCTAAAATTGTCTATAAAATTATGGGTGTCAGCGGAAGTGAAGCACTTTCAAATGCCGCAAGCGCATTTGTAGGACAGGTGGAAGCTCAAATACTTATTAAACCTTATGTGGCAAGTATGACAAATTCAGAGCTTCTTGCTTCAATGGCTGGAAGCATGGCGTGTATAGCCGGCGGAGTTATGGCTGTTTATATTTCGATGGGCGTTCCTGCGGAATATCTTCTTGCAGCCAGCGTTATGGCGGCTCCCGGCGCTTTAGTGATTTCAAAACTTGTTTTTCCCGAAACACAGGAATCGGAAACTAAAGGAAAAATTAAACTTGAAGTAAAGAAAACAAGTGCAAACCTTCTGGATGCAATAGCTCATGGCGCAAGCGAAGGAATGAGAATTTCAATAAACGTAATTGCAATGCTTATCGGGCTTATTGCGCTTATTAATATGATAGATGCTGTTTTAGGCTGCATAGGGACTGTTTCGGCAAATATTGGACTTTCTTTGGGCTTTGTCGGAATTGATCTGCATCATTTAAGCCTTAGCGGTATTTTAGGAAGAATTTTTTCAATACTTGCATGGTTAATGGGTGTTCCATGGCATGAATCAGCAACAGTAGGCTCTTTAATGGGAACTAAAATGGTGATTAATGAGTTTGTGGCTTATTTAAACCTTGTGCCTATGATTAAAGGAACTGCTGCTGTCCTTTCTCCAAAGTCAATAGTTATAGCAAGCTTTGCTCTTTGCGGGTTTGCAAATTTCAGTTCTATCGCTATTCAAGTGGGAGGAATTGGTGAATTGGCTCCAAACAGAAGGGCTGATCTGGCAAAATTAGGGTTTAAGGCTTTGATTTGCGGAACTTTGGCTTCTTATCTCTCTGCAACAATCGCAGGTATTTTATTTTAG